Proteins found in one Zea mays cultivar B73 chromosome 1, Zm-B73-REFERENCE-NAM-5.0, whole genome shotgun sequence genomic segment:
- the LOC118476146 gene encoding uncharacterized protein encodes MDREGSAHPRNKQMRACSVRWVSDWSRARLRNGQRPSWGTAAPERTRREMNAARELRELGQAVRKEEGQRPGELLGKEELGREMRAMELGAVGRASRGRSWRVFDGKSGGRRWASERRAQGRAGVRELDAARARLAGRAGRWARAGAGATRAKDRAPLDAASRAEPGTAERRLLASSKAMADELRWVKRRAFTAKWRSSPCQGNRDQGQAPYGRDQGRAPRY; translated from the coding sequence ATGGACAGAGAAGGCAGTGCGCACCCACGGAACAAGCAGATGCGAGCGTGTAGCGTCCGATGGGTGAGCGACTGGAGCAGGGCGCGGCTGAGGAATGGGCAAAGGCCAAGCTGGGGCACCGCAGCGCCAGAGAGGACGCGCAGGGAGATGAACGCCGCGAGGGAACTCCGCGAGCTGGGGCAGGCCGTGCGCAAGGAAGAAGGCCAGAGGCCGGGCGAACTGCTCGGCAAAGAGGAGCTTGGGCGCGAGATGCGCGCCATGGAACTTGGGGCAGTCGGCCGTGCTAGCAGAGGGAGGAGCTGGAGGGTGTTCGACGGAAAAAGCGGTGGCCGTCGCTGGGCATCAGAGAGACGCGCACAGGGACGAGCTGGAGTCAGGGAGCTCGACGCGGCCCGGGCACGACTCGCCGGACGAGCAGGGAGGTGGGCGCGCGCGGGAGCTGGAGCAACGCGCGCCAAGGACCGAGCTCCGCTGGACGCGGCGAGCAGGGCCGAGCCAGGGACGGCGGAACGGCGACTACTAGCAAGCTCAAAAGCCATGGCCGACGAACTCCGGTGGGTGAAGCGACGAGCCTTCACGGCGAAGTGGAGGTCGAGCCCATGTCAAGGAAATAGAGATCAGGGGCAAGCTCCATATGGAAGAGATCAGGGGCGAGCTCCAAGATATTGA
- the LOC109943519 gene encoding uncharacterized protein, translated as MDREGSAHPRNKQMRACSVRWVSDWSRARLRNGQRPSWGTAAPERTRREMNAARELRELGQAVRKEEGQRPGELLGKEELGREMRAMELGAVGRASRGRSWRVFDGKSGGRRWASERRAQGRAGVRELDAARARLAGRAGRWARAGAGATRAKDRAPLDAASRAEPGTAEGRLLASSKAMADELRWVKRRAFTAKWRSSPCQGNRDQGQAPYGRDQGRAPR; from the coding sequence ATGGACAGAGAAGGCAGTGCGCACCCACGGAACAAGCAGATGCGAGCGTGTAGCGTCCGATGGGTGAGCGACTGGAGCAGGGCGCGGCTGAGGAATGGGCAAAGGCCAAGCTGGGGCACCGCAGCGCCAGAGAGGACGCGCAGGGAGATGAACGCCGCGAGGGAACTCCGCGAGCTGGGGCAGGCCGTGCGCAAGGAAGAAGGCCAGAGGCCGGGCGAACTGCTCGGCAAAGAGGAGCTTGGGCGCGAGATGCGCGCCATGGAACTTGGGGCAGTCGGCCGTGCTAGCAGAGGGAGGAGCTGGAGGGTGTTCGACGGAAAAAGCGGTGGCCGTCGCTGGGCATCAGAGAGACGCGCACAGGGACGAGCTGGAGTCAGGGAGCTCGACGCGGCCCGGGCACGACTCGCCGGACGAGCAGGGAGGTGGGCGCGCGCGGGAGCTGGAGCAACGCGCGCCAAGGACCGAGCTCCGCTGGACGCGGCGAGCAGGGCCGAGCCAGGGACGGCGGAAGGGCGACTACTAGCAAGCTCAAAAGCCATGGCCGACGAACTCCGGTGGGTGAAGCGACGAGCCTTCACGGCGAAGTGGAGGTCGAGCCCATGTCAAGGAAATAGAGATCAGGGGCAAGCTCCATATGGAAGAGATCAGGGGCGAGCTCCAAGATAG